The following proteins are co-located in the Silene latifolia isolate original U9 population chromosome 1, ASM4854445v1, whole genome shotgun sequence genome:
- the LOC141601243 gene encoding putative disease resistance protein RGA1 isoform X2: MAGTLGMKVTHGVDQGIIQMVLYRISEEMKCTWGFKEDIERVRGQLIRLEEQLQGVAEIGDNVLINQWLKKVKNVAYEADNLLDEYAYEAFNRRLLQKYQTELTLKIRFYFSSSNPAVFRIKMALRDGNLMNSVDEICKDAIDLGIKPIRVASGYTYDNPGSDKSHELKESRLQNREQWVTDGLIKNIFQIDHITKLLCDPSNTKRDLTIIGIVGLSGIFEAV; this comes from the exons ATGGCGGGAACTCTGGGAATGAAGGTGACTCATGGGGTTGATCAGGGAATTATACAAATGGTTTTATATCGAATTAGTGAAGAGATGAAGTGTACTTGGGGATTCAAGGAAGATATAGAGAGAGTCAGAGGCCAGCTCATCAGATTAGAAGAGCAATTACAGGGTGTGGCTGAGATAGGCGACAATGTTCTGATCAATCAGTGGCTCAAGAAGGTGAAGAACGTGGCCTATGAGGCTGACAATTTACTTGATGAGTATGCATATGAAGCATTTAATCGGAGACTTCTGCAGAAATACCAAACTGAGTTGACATTGAAGATCAGGTTCTACTTCTCATCCTCTAATCCTGCTGTGTTCCGCATTAAGATGGCCCTGAGAGACGGTAACTTGATGAATTCTGTAGATGAGATATGTAAAGATGCAATCGATCTTGGCATAAAACCCATCAGAGTAGCTTCTGGCTATACCTATGACAATCCGGGCTCTGATAAAAGCCACGAGTTAAAAGAGAGTCGGCTTCAGAACCGAGAGCAGTGGGTTACTGATGGACTTATCAAGAACATTTTTCAGATAGATCACATTACTAAGTTGCTATGTGATCCAAGCAACACAAAAAGAGATCTAACTATCATTGGAATTGTAGGATTGTCAG GGATttttgaagccgtatga
- the LOC141601243 gene encoding putative disease resistance protein RGA1 isoform X1, producing the protein MAGTLGMKVTHGVDQGIIQMVLYRISEEMKCTWGFKEDIERVRGQLIRLEEQLQGVAEIGDNVLINQWLKKVKNVAYEADNLLDEYAYEAFNRRLLQKYQTELTLKIRFYFSSSNPAVFRIKMALRDGNLMNSVDEICKDAIDLGIKPIRVASGYTYDNPGSDKSHELKESRLQNREQWVTDGLIKNIFQIDHITKLLCDPSNTKRDLTIIGIVGLSGLGKTTLCKQISKVKEVRDYFRDIIWVVVSQDFDLTDILSKMIESISGSGSYMFENSLVEKLQKHLRYRNICLYSMISGILHLIGSLSDVLYAK; encoded by the exons ATGGCGGGAACTCTGGGAATGAAGGTGACTCATGGGGTTGATCAGGGAATTATACAAATGGTTTTATATCGAATTAGTGAAGAGATGAAGTGTACTTGGGGATTCAAGGAAGATATAGAGAGAGTCAGAGGCCAGCTCATCAGATTAGAAGAGCAATTACAGGGTGTGGCTGAGATAGGCGACAATGTTCTGATCAATCAGTGGCTCAAGAAGGTGAAGAACGTGGCCTATGAGGCTGACAATTTACTTGATGAGTATGCATATGAAGCATTTAATCGGAGACTTCTGCAGAAATACCAAACTGAGTTGACATTGAAGATCAGGTTCTACTTCTCATCCTCTAATCCTGCTGTGTTCCGCATTAAGATGGCCCTGAGAGACGGTAACTTGATGAATTCTGTAGATGAGATATGTAAAGATGCAATCGATCTTGGCATAAAACCCATCAGAGTAGCTTCTGGCTATACCTATGACAATCCGGGCTCTGATAAAAGCCACGAGTTAAAAGAGAGTCGGCTTCAGAACCGAGAGCAGTGGGTTACTGATGGACTTATCAAGAACATTTTTCAGATAGATCACATTACTAAGTTGCTATGTGATCCAAGCAACACAAAAAGAGATCTAACTATCATTGGAATTGTAGGATTGTCAG GTCTCGGAAAGACGACATTGTGCAAACAAATCTCTAAGGTAAAGGAAGTTAGAGACTACTTCCGGGACATCATTTGGGTCGTGGTCTCTCAAGACTTTGATCTTACAGACATTCTGTCTAAAATGATCGAAAGCATTTCTGGTAGTGGATCATACATGTTCGAAAATTCATTAGTAGAGAAGCTACAGAAACATTTACGGTATAgaaa tatttgctTATACTCGATGATATCTGGAATACTACACTTGATTGGGAGCCTCTCAGATGTGCTTTACGCAAAATAG